Proteins from one Candidatus Krumholzibacteriia bacterium genomic window:
- a CDS encoding NAD-dependent epimerase/dehydratase family protein: MTHERHVVFGCNGTVGRGLLEQIVAAGHDAVAVARSGMTDPPTGVTVERADAADRDRAAQVSRGADVIHVAIGIPYPQWAERFPPVLEGVLHAAKVSGARFVWTDNLYCYGPRDEPLREDMAPTHHGRKPALRARMVERMLEAHERGDTRVAIVRASDFIGPRAHQAMLGDPFFSRVLKGKAAQFLGDPDLPHTYTHVPDLVRAQMRIAADEDAFGRAWHVPNPPTRTTRAIMNDVFARIGREPKIQTMPGWMLRIAGLFDPTMRELHELLYQWKRPFVVDDSDFRSRYDLGATAWDEILDTTLDYFRRVEAAEGKR, from the coding sequence GTGACCCACGAACGCCACGTCGTCTTCGGATGCAACGGCACGGTCGGCCGCGGCCTGCTCGAGCAGATCGTCGCCGCTGGCCACGATGCCGTCGCCGTGGCCCGGAGCGGAATGACCGACCCTCCCACCGGCGTGACCGTCGAGAGAGCCGACGCCGCGGACCGCGACCGGGCAGCACAGGTGTCCCGTGGGGCCGACGTGATCCACGTGGCGATCGGGATACCGTATCCGCAGTGGGCCGAGCGGTTCCCGCCCGTGCTCGAAGGCGTCCTGCACGCCGCGAAGGTCTCCGGCGCTCGCTTCGTCTGGACCGACAACCTGTACTGCTACGGCCCGCGCGACGAGCCGCTGCGCGAGGACATGGCACCGACCCACCACGGCCGCAAACCCGCTCTGCGCGCGCGCATGGTCGAGCGCATGCTCGAGGCCCACGAACGGGGTGACACACGGGTGGCGATCGTCCGCGCGAGTGACTTCATCGGCCCACGTGCGCATCAGGCCATGCTCGGCGACCCGTTCTTCTCACGCGTCCTGAAGGGCAAAGCTGCACAGTTCCTCGGCGATCCGGACCTCCCGCACACCTATACCCATGTTCCGGACCTCGTCCGTGCCCAGATGCGGATCGCGGCCGACGAGGACGCCTTCGGCCGCGCCTGGCACGTCCCGAATCCACCCACGCGCACCACCCGCGCGATCATGAACGACGTCTTCGCCCGGATCGGGCGCGAGCCGAAGATCCAGACCATGCCCGGTTGGATGCTGCGGATCGCCGGACTGTTCGACCCGACGATGCGCGAGCTCCACGAACTCCTGTACCAGTGGAAGCGTCCCTTCGTCGTCGATGACTCCGATTTCCGGTCCCGTTACGATCTCGGGGCCACGGCCTGGGACGAGATCCTCGACACCACGCTCGACTACTTCCGCCGTGTCGAAGCGGCCGAGGGGAAACGATGA